DNA from Sorex araneus isolate mSorAra2 chromosome 6, mSorAra2.pri, whole genome shotgun sequence:
GCCATGCCTATTCTGGTCTTGAATTGCATAACATTTGTCTGCAGTGGCCCCTGCGGGTTAAGGTTCAAGCAGAACCAGCAAATGGGGACTCGGATTGTAGGAGGGCAGAATGCAGCCTTGGGGGCCTGGCCTTGGATGGTCAGCCTCCAGGTCTACACGTACCACACCAATCGGAGATACCATGCCTGCGGGGGAACGCTGATCAATTCTCACTGGCTGCTGACGGCTGCACACTGCTTCAGGGAGAAAAAGTAGGTCCCTGAGAGGCTCTTGTGGGGGCTTCTGTGCACCTCCAGGCcatgggagggcagaggaggctATGCCAGGGTTTCCATCAGGCCAAGCCTGTCTAGAGAACGGACGGCCCACCCATGTGCCCACAGGAACGTGTATGATTGGAGGCTGATTTTTGGAGCCAGGGAGGTTGTGTTTGGGAACAACAAGCCCGTGAAACCACCTCAGCAGGAGCGTTATGTGGAGAAGATCATCATCCATGAGAAGTATGTGCCATCGCTGGAGATCAATGACATTGCCCTCCTGAAGATCACACCTCCAGTCCAGTGTGACAACTACATCGGGACCGGCTGCCTGCCCCAGTTCAAAGCCGGTCCTCCCCGTCTGCCCCAGACGTGCTGGGTGATTGGCTGGGGCTTCTTAAATGAGGATGGTGAGAACTGGAGGGCTGGGCAGCCGTTTCGTGGGTGGTCTTGGGAGAGAAGAGGCAGCTTGTCGAGGAAGGGCTAAGCCTGTGTTCAGATGCCAGCCTGTGCCCTTCCCAGCTGGAGCAGTTGAGCCCTTGTGTGGCCGCTGTCTGGACACTTGTGTGACCTCTCCCCATTGTCCTGGGGTGCTGAGTGGCTTTGTTTCTGAGAAGGCAGCAGTAGGTTGGATACCTTTGGAACACTGCCTCCATGGGGGCTCCAGACGCCTTGGGCTTTCGTCATGGGAATTTCCCTGAATCCCCTCCTGGAGCAAAAACATCAGACGTCACAGGGCGCGTGCACAGAGCACCAGGGCCCAGCATTCCTGCCCACCCTGTAGTGTCGGCTCCAAACTCCATTCTTCCACTTCCCAcagccctgggctgggcagggcagggggctcctggggggctAAAATTGGGCAGAAAGTGGTGCTGGGGCAGGTGACCAGACATCCATGTGCTGCTCCAAGGTGTTGGGGGCATGTGAGTTCTCACTGGTCCCATCAGGGACAGACTTGAAGACAGGCTCCCTGCAGCTTCTGTTCTGTGAGAGCAAACGACCATTCTTCCTGATTCAGGACCAAACAGTCACGGACCCAGTCAAGGGCTGGGGGAAAAGCTCAGATTTTGGTGGAGAAAAACCCTAGCAATCTTGAGATTCTTTTTTGtcctgtttggggccacacccggtggtgctcagggagcactcctagtgggctgtatagggtgttgggggttgaaccaggaTGGCCATGTGCTCAGCAAGtgtttacctgttgtactgttgctccagctccaatcTTGAGGTTCTTCTTCCCATGCTTGAAGGTTGGTTTCTCTGGTACTGTCTGCCTGCTCCTTAGGAAAGGGCCTTCTGTATCCTTGCTCTCAATACTTTGTTCTAGAACCTCACCCAGTGGGATATCTGCAGTCTTTAATCTCTCACTCCCAAGCCTTCCTTTTCCTGTATATTCTCAAATGCTGTTGCTTTGGGAGCCAAAAATGTTTCCAGGTTAGTTCTCCTCTTGTTGAattctcatctttattttttatttatttatttttttgctttttgggtcacacccggtaatgcacaggggttacctcctggctttgcactcaagagttactcctggcggtgctcaggggaccatatgggatgctgggaatcgaacccgtgtcggccgcatgcaaggcaaacgccctacccgctgtgcaattgttCTAGCCCCCGAATTCTCATCTTTAATTTTAAGCTttaactttttagtttttgggccacacctgtcagtgctcaggggttactcctggttctgtgctcaggcatctctcctggtgtAGCTTGGGGAATGTCGGGGATCACACAGAGGTTAACTGCGCACAAATCAGCACCTTACCCTctttactatcgctctggccctatttttattttttaacattgaaGTCAAAATGCTGTGACTGAGAACACTTTTCTGTTTCAGGATATCTGGTTTTGTTCTGACACCACAGCTTGGGGGTCTGAGTCTCTGCCGTGGCCTTCAGGGGTCTCCTTAGTGTCGTCCTCATTCAATGCCAGCTGTCTCCAGGGCTCTGCAGAGATAGAGCTTGCATCTGTGGGCATGTGAGCCAAGGAGGGTGGTTTCTGGGGCTAGAAATGTGATGAGGCCCTGTGGCTGGGCTGGGTGACCATGGCTGTCCTCCCACCATACTCCCACGGCCACATGGCACCTCGGGGTGGAGGTGCTGCTGTTGTGGGGAGCCTCGGTCCCTGGGACTACCTGGATGTGACGTTGGCCAGACTGTACCTTTGTATGCAGCcggcaggagccagagagagagaatacagagggtagagcactaGCCTGGCATGTACCGGCAACCCATgtgcttcaatccctggtaccgcttagtgctctcctgagcacagggctggcagtacgccctgagcaccaccaaatctggcccccaaaccaaaccaaagaagtACCTCTGTAAAGCAATTCTTGGTGTGTGGCCCAGTTGTCAGGTCAGCCTGGGTAGAGTGGGCAGGCCACAGTTTTCGAATCTTATCCACATAGACTCAGgcacaaagggaggacagtggaACCTCTCATCCTGGGCAGGGTAGGGGTGGTAGTGGTTATGGTCTTGGTGGAAACAGAACCGGCAGGGTGAGAAGGAAAGGCGTGGCCTGGGGTGAGCCTGGGGAGGCCCAAGGCATGGCCAAGACTCAGACCTCACATCTGCCCTGTGGGGCCTGAGTCCAGAACTCTGAGTTCCTGAGCTGGCTGCGGGGGTGCCCACTGTCCTTGTCACCACCGTCTGCCCCTGGCGGTCATGCCCCTTGAGTGGGCGGGAGATGTTGGGCACTGGCAGCATATAGGGCCGGGGGGTGGCACCAGGCTCTCAGGGTTGCCTCCAGTGATCACTGACCACTGAGTTGCCTGGCTGCAGCCCACAAGGTCTCACCGACGCTGCAGGAGGCACGCGTGAACCTCATCAGCCTCCCGAAGTGCAACTCCAGCCGATGGTATAACGGACGCATCCGCTCCACTAACCTGTGTGCAGGCTACCCTGAAGGCAAGGTGGACACCTGCCAGGTAACCCCTCTGTCTACACCCTGCAAGCCTGAGCTCCTCTCTGGGTCCCTTCCAGGACCATGGCAGGTGACCCTCTGGCTGCTCCTACAAAGAACCAGCCACCACATTTAGAGCTCTGGGCTCCCACCCATCTCCCACATCTTCTGCCACCAGATTGCAGGGCCCTTAAACCCCTGGACACATGTACTCACGCGCACATGGGACTCGCCTCCTCAGTGAGAAGGGCTCTGGGATACCCCCTCACGCCTCCCAAGCCTTGCTACAGTGATCATGTGATTATGATTCTCGTGACTGTTGTTACATGGTCACAGTACTGTCCTTCCGGAGCCTGTGATccttggtggtgggggtggtctgGGCAGAGAGTGACCTCCTCCATCCTTCCGGGCAGGGGGACAGCGGCGGGCCCCTCATGTGCAAAGACAATGCGGAGAACACCTTTGTGGTCGTGGGGATCACCAGCTGGGGCATTGGTTGTGCCCGTGCCCTGCGTCCTGGAGTCTACACGTCCACCTGGCCCTACCTGAACTGGATTGCGTCCAAGATTGGCACAaacgccttgcacatggctcagctgcctgtctctctccttccttctcaagGTTCCCAACTCCAACCCCCAAATCCCTCCACAGCTCGCCCTCCTTGGTACCAAGGCCAGCAGGATGGCCGGCCCAAACCTCCTGtcaaaccacccccacccccacccccgccccctccccctccccctcccccagtcctgaCAGCATCCATCCAACagactccacccccacccccggctcagcCCCAACCCCCGGCTCAGCCCTCACTCCCAACCCTGCCCcagtccccagccccagccccagcctcagccccaccTTCACCTCCATCTCAGGCTCCGTACCCTTTTGCCTTGCCCCAAGGCCAAAACCAGTTCCAACCTCTGGGCCACCTTGTGCCCCCATCTGCCCCTACTAGGCCCCCACAAGAACTTTCATTCGCCAAACGACTCCAGCAGCTCATAGAGGTCCTGAAAGGAAAATCCTTTCCTAACCCCAAGAGCTATTATGAGGTAGAGGCCATGCCGGAGATGACCACCATCTCCTGACCCCACTTCAGGTGGAGATCATTCCGGAATTGAacacctcctcctgcccccactgtGTCCTCACAGTCCCAGTGAGCCCTTCATTCCCACAGGGGAAGAAGGTGAGCTAGAGATATATAAATCCAAGGGTAAATACATATCTCATACATACATGGTGCTGTCTTCCTGGTCTTTTCTCACTCTGCCCTCAACACCTGAGTCCAAATGCCACTTGTCTCCCCACCCTCTACTCTCCAACAAGGTATGCTGGCTGCTTTGCACACTGTGCACACTGTCTTCATTTTTGTCTTGGCTTTTGAAATAGGAGCAAAGGACCAGCTATAGCCATTGTCACTTGGTGGCAGGATCCCATATATGCCATGTTTGGGGCTGGGTCCTAGAAGCAGCTcctgggggatggggttgggaggGTTTCAGTGTGTCCTCCTAAGACAACCCCATGGGCTGGTTTCCAAAGCTGGATTTCCAGAAGCTATAGATAAGCAGGAGATACAGCTGCCTGGCAGCCAGCGTCCACCAGACACACTTCCAGACAAGACTTTATTTGATTTCCATGACTGGCTTTGGTTAGAGCTCTGTTCTGGAGTTAAGCGAATTGGAAAAGTGATTGATCAAAACTCTCAGGAAAAGCAACATGATCGGTTTTGAGAGGCCCCCACTAGTGCACAAAAtgaactttttgtgtgtgtgtgggggggaggtcacacctgggagtactcaggagctattctcagctctgtgcttgagggtcactcctggtggtgctcaagggcccagGTGCTGGGGCATGAATCTAGGACTCCTGCATGGGAAtgaacctcctgcatgcagaacaggAAGTGAGGCAGCTAATCAGGTCACGTGCAGGAGGAGCCTACAGTCAAGGGTGCAGGGAAGTCACCCGCAGCAGCTGCCCAGAACAgtgaagagcctggcaaagcaGAGCAAACTGTGAAGTTAGTTCCATGAGAGTTTCAAACTTTTCATACCACGGGGAGACCTTCTAACCTCTACTGCTTGGCCAGGTGGGTCAGTGGCTCAATGTAAGGAGATGAAGATGCAATGTGTTTGGGGCCAGCCACTCCAGtgctcttggcttttttttttccttttaagatccTTATCCCATCTTGCTTTGACCTTGCTTCAGATGGAAAACTGTTTGTCCTACTCCTTTGTGGAGTCCTTTTTAATAAAAGCTTCAACTGATGATTCAAGACTTACTAAACCAGATCAATAGGGTTGTTTCCCACCTCCACACACAAGTCATCTTAGTTCTTCAAACATTTTCTAAGCTTTTTATTCTCACTTAAGCTTCCAATTTCCCACAGGATTCTGAGACATGACATTCTGGCAGGAACTGATCAGAGTAAGACTGACTTTCTCGTTTCTGAAACCTGTCAGAAACCATCTTTGTCAATGGTCCCTGGTAAAGGAGATCAGTGGGTACCTGACTCACTTATTCCAGCAACCAGCCCTCACAAGCCAATGCCTCCTGGTCAGAAGACAGAGCTGGGTCAGCCCTTAGCCAGAAGCATGTCTAAGGCCCCGCACaggtttcttgtgtgtgtgtgtgtgtgtgcatgtgtttccaCCTGTCCCCAAAGCCTTAAGAGAAATTCTACTTTTGATCTTCATGCTTGAGGAGAATGGGTTCATTTCCATTGATAcatttcataaagaaaaagaaatggtgccagagagataatactgagtagggcacttgccttgtatgtggccaacccaggttcgatccctggcatcccatgtggtcctccaagctcagccaggaatgattcctcagtacagagccaggatcaaccccagagcactgctgggagtggccccaaaacaaaaactaaattaaaaaaggaCAGACATGGGTGGATGTTGAAACATGGTGAAGGAAAGACAGACGCAGAATATTGTTCCATTTATGCAAATTAACCATAAAGACAAGGGCCATCAGAAGCTTCCAGGGTTGAGAGGAGGGTTGTTGGCCAAAATGGGTAAGGAAAGGGCTTTCAAGTGACGGGAAAGCAATGATTTCCAAAGGAGAGAAAATGACTGCATAACATGGTAACACGTAAATGGCACTAATCATTCACTTTAAAATGGTgaatttgaggggccagagaaatagtagggGCCGCCTAGGATCTTGCCTTACAGTCAACTTCAATTCAATCTCCAGTTTTACAGGGACTTTGAATCCCCTTatcattgccagaagtgacccctgggctcagagctgAGCATAGGTCCTGAGTATCTGATGGCCCCACCCCAAAGGTTAAGTTTGTGTTGAGTATTTCATCtccatcaatatattttttttttttgctttttgggtcacacccagcagtgcacaggggttactcctggctctgcactcaggaattactcctggcagtgctgggggaccatatgggattctgggaatcgaacctgggttggctgcgtgcaaggcaaacgccctacccgctgtgctatcactccagcccctccatcaattgttttaaagaaacaatTCAGGATCcacagtgatagtatagaggataaGGTGCCTGCGGCCTGGCATACAACTGAGCCCCATTCTCATCCTTAATGCTGCAGATGGTGCCCCCCACACTGGAGCCTCTGGAGCAGAGAGGCAGGGACAGCTCTGATTACTGTTGGCCCAACCCTTGACCCCACCCCACAAAGACTCAGGGGTGGTCTTTCCAGGGTAGCCCTAAGCTCATGTGGGGCTGCTCTCCTCTCCTTGAGCTGCTCTTGGCTGCTGCCTGATCCTGGAAACTGCAGGGAGGGGACCTCACCACCTCTGAGAGGCCGCCTGTTCCCTGGGCACAACGTGGCTATATGAGACCAGCATGACCAGGCCCAATTATTTAAATTCCATCAGTGCTTTCTGAGTCCTTTAGAAGCACTAAAGATGTTTCTGGTTTTGTTGATGAAAAAGACCCTTTTCAAAAGGGTAACTCACTCCTGAAAATTCCTGAAGTGGAGATGAACAGTCCAGTGACTCACAGATAAGACCCACAGCAGTGGTCTCTGTCCCCGTGTCTCACAGCATAACCTGGTGACTACAGCAGATCAAGGCAGTGGCCCCCTCCTATGCCTATACCACACAAAGCTTCATGTCATTCTGTGCCTCTTTGTTCAGTGCCATTCAGAGCACctgtccccccctcccttcccctgcctacTCAGTGTCAACATagcctataaaaaaaaaaaaaaaaaaaaaaaaaagacgggaaGGGGCACATGATGGCCACAGGGTGTCAGCACTGAAGCCTGGGCTCAGGGTAAGTGGGAAACACAGctgctggggaggtgggtgtgggtggggtgtaTCTTTGGGCCTGGCCCTAAGTTCTTGCTGAAATGAGGCTATAAGGAAGCCTAGAGCCTTACTGATTCAGTTTGGTTAGTCTATGCCCTGTAAGCCAGTGGCTGTGCCTGGTGGAGGCTGTTGGGGAGCTGTTGTGCCCGATGGAGAGCAGCACCCCCTCGCCCTTTCAACAGTTCATCTGACCTCTGACTCCACCTCTCTGTTTGCTTAGGCCTGGCCACACCTGTGACACTGCCACCATTTAAAACTAGTTTTTAAGAAACCTTGGCAAAGACATAGGACAGTAAGtggggtacttgctttgcatgccgtgGAGCCAGGTTCTATCCgtagaaccctatatggtcccctgagccctgccaggagtgatccctgagtacagacagagccaggagtaaaccctgagcactgctagtggggcccaaaagacaaaacaaaaataaaaaacaaaaaaaaaacccacaaacaacaaaaaaacaacccacgCAAAGACAGAGCCACTGGCTAGGAGACATGGGAGGGAAAAGGATGAGGTCTcagaacttctgggtgtgacatGACAGGTGGGTACCAGAACTCATCTCCTGGGGAAGAGTACAGAGGCCAGTTGTGGGAGAAGACGCCGTGGAGAGTTTCTTTATTCAACAGACGCACTGAGTGTGTGCTGTGCAGCTGTGGACAGGCTCTTCCCAGGGTCTACGAGGGTTATGTCCGACTGAGGGGCTACAGAGCTGTCCTTTCTGTCCTCAAGGGAGAGTACGGTCTCTGTGCAGGCTCAGACATGTGGGTGTAAACAAGATGGGGGTTCTGCAGGGTGCAGATGGGGTGACCTGGACAGTGGGTCTGCAGGATGTGCACGCAGTGGCCTGGAATCCCATCTCAGGGCTGTGGGATTGCTGGAGGGGTTGTGTCCTCTGAGTCAGGCGGGACATGGGCTTCCAGGTGGCCAGGCTGCTCCTGCTCTGGCacatcctcctccttctgctccaaGTCAAAGTTCTATGGAGAAGGCTGAAGTCAGAGCCCACTTTTGCCTGCTATGCCCTGtcctcctcccactcctgccAGACCCACCTCCAGCTCCTGCAGGACCTCGTCCATGAAATCCTGTGAGTTCTGTTTGTAAGACACAGCTAAGCGGATGGCATCATTGAAGAGCTGGGGGGAAACGTGATGGTGTCaggccccacccccaagcccagccaggccACCCCTCACCTGACCTTCCGTGTGGCCAGTAGCCCTTACAGACCATCTGAGTCCAACCTCCACCTCTCCTGGCATTGCTGACACACCCTTCGCTTCCTAAGCCACCCCCCCGGCCCCTAATCCCACCCCAAGACTGGCCCCTCTCTTGGTAGTTGCCctggccacttccccacctggcTACCCTAACCTTGCTGGACTGTCTTGGACATCTTTACCTTCACGACATTGGTGCCATCAGCAGCTGAGACAAAGTACAGGGGCAGGGAGTACTTCCTGGCAAAATTGAAGCTTTTTTGGGTCATCTTTATATCTGCTGTAGAGGAAAGGCAGAATAGTGGTCTGCTCACTGGGGAGAATGGTGAGGGCATTCAGTCTGGTCACTAGTGGGCTggacagggacccccccccccggactACACTAGAAAAACCTCATTCATCATGGGAGAGGCTGCATGCTGGGGAGGAAGAAGTCACTAAAATCACTGGCCCAAGAGGAGGGACATATGAGgacagcccctcccaccccccccaggaTCGCTGACACCCCCATCAGGGATGGCCCCACCATCGATTTTATTAGCAACCACGATGCACGGGATCTCTGGCCTGGACTCCCGAAGCTCCGCGTACCAGGTGCTCAGGTTCTTGTAGGTGACTTTTCTCTGGACATCAAACACCTGCCATAAGCAGAGGGAGACACTCAGATGCATCTGGGACCCTGCCTACCACCCTGGAACTCACACTGCCTGGCTAGCGTGGACGCCCTGGCAAAGGCAGCATCTACCCCTGTCAGGATCGACAGTCCTGGAATCCAAGGTGCTGCTTTAGGCTGGGGCGACAGGGCAGCagaaaggcacttaccttgcacgaggctgagccGGGTTCTGTCCCTGGAATCCCAAATAGTCCCAAATTGATCCCCGAGGATAGAGCCAGTAAGGGCTGCTTTAGAACTGTCTCTCCTGGCTGGGTGACGGCTTCCACATGATACAAGACACACTCCCCAAATACCAAGCTGGGAGAGTCCCCAAGcacaaatggaaataaaaactaCACCTACTTCTGTTTCACCAAATCTTAGTTACCTACCTTAACCAGGAATATCATTTTACTAATTGACATACTGTTACAAACGGTAAAATGCTTGTTCTTGCCTACATGTCATTTTTATGGCGAAAATCCTTATTGCTTTCCTCTCCTTTGCACATTGAGAATTTCCCTCtagtttctgtttatttactCTAGGCTTTTCCTTAGCATTTTGTTCATGtagtttaaaaactattttattaattacTTCTCTGACTGTGTAGTTTATAATCTTATAAGAATGATAAAGCCGTTTTGTTGCTGTGACTCCCGGTACTGCTCAAGAGGCTGTATGGCCTAAGCACCGAGCACCGAAGCGGTCAGCTTCAGATCATGGCCTAGAATTAACTTCTAGGACCAGCCACCCCAACACTACAGCTGTGCTGGTCCCTGCTAAGTCCCAGTCTGCCACAAGAGGAGTGTAGCCATGCTGCACAGGCAGTGAGCAAACACATGACAGGactctcggggtggggagggcgggggcatgTCTTCCATGGAGATTCCCAGGCCTAATCCAGCACTACAGACCCTAAGGTCCTGCCTTCCCTGTAAGGGCACCCTTCGAGCATGCCAAGGAATGTGTGCGctgccccagatggccccctgctgcccccaccagCCATCTTTGTAGAGTCTGACGCCCTTGGCTCCCACCTCTTGTTTCCAGAGCCGAGAAAGGGTTGCAGCCTGGGATGAGAACACCCTGTCAGGGTCCAAGGTGAAGGGTGGCTGCCTTGGCCCCTCTGGGTAGTTGGTTACCTGTTAGAAGGAGGCAAGTCTGCAAGGCCCCCATTTGCAGGG
Protein-coding regions in this window:
- the RABL2B gene encoding rab-like protein 2B isoform X4; amino-acid sequence: MARLSLLVFDVQRKVTYKNLSTWYAELRESRPEIPCIVVANKIDADIKMTQKSFNFARKYSLPLYFVSAADGTNVVKLFNDAIRLAVSYKQNSQDFMDEVLQELENFDLEQKEEDVPEQEQPGHLEAHVPPDSEDTTPPAIPQP
- the RABL2B gene encoding rab-like protein 2B isoform X5; the encoded protein is MARLSLLVFDVQRKVTYKNLSTWYAELRESRPEIPCIVVANKIDDIKMTQKSFNFARKYSLPLYFVSAADGTNVVKLFNDAIRLAVSYKQNSQDFMDEVLQELENFDLEQKEEDVPEQEQPGHLEAHVPPDSEDTTPPAIPQP
- the RABL2B gene encoding rab-like protein 2B isoform X1, translating into MAVDKAKPCEIDQEKYDAEDNVKIICLGDSAVGKSKLMERFLLDGFQPQQLSTYALTLYKHTATVDGKTVLVDFWDTAGQERFQSMHASYYHKAHACIMVFDVQRKVTYKNLSTWYAELRESRPEIPCIVVANKIDADIKMTQKSFNFARKYSLPLYFVSAADGTNVVKLFNDAIRLAVSYKQNSQDFMDEVLQELENFDLEQKEEDVPEQEQPGHLEAHVPPDSEDTTPPAIPQP
- the ACR gene encoding acrosin, producing the protein MLPTAALLFLAVSVVAKENSTCDGPCGLRFKQNQQMGTRIVGGQNAALGAWPWMVSLQVYTYHTNRRYHACGGTLINSHWLLTAAHCFREKKNVYDWRLIFGAREVVFGNNKPVKPPQQERYVEKIIIHEKYVPSLEINDIALLKITPPVQCDNYIGTGCLPQFKAGPPRLPQTCWVIGWGFLNEDAHKVSPTLQEARVNLISLPKCNSSRWYNGRIRSTNLCAGYPEGKVDTCQGDSGGPLMCKDNAENTFVVVGITSWGIGCARALRPGVYTSTWPYLNWIASKIGTNALHMAQLPVSLLPSQGSQLQPPNPSTARPPWYQGQQDGRPKPPVKPPPPPPPPPPPPPPPVLTASIQQTPPPPPAQPQPPAPSAPTRPPQELSFAKRLQQLIEVLKGKSFPNPKSYYEVEAMPEMTTIS
- the RABL2B gene encoding rab-like protein 2B isoform X3, with translation MERFLLDGFQPQQLSTYALTLYKHTATVDGKTVLVDFWDTAGQERFQSMHASYYHKAHACIMVFDVQRKVTYKNLSTWYAELRESRPEIPCIVVANKIDADIKMTQKSFNFARKYSLPLYFVSAADGTNVVKLFNDAIRLAVSYKQNSQDFMDEVLQELENFDLEQKEEDVPEQEQPGHLEAHVPPDSEDTTPPAIPQP
- the RABL2B gene encoding rab-like protein 2B isoform X2 translates to MAVDKAKPCEIDQEKYDAEDNVKIICLGDSAVGKSKLMERFLLDGFQPQQLSTYALTLYKHTATVDGKTVLVDFWDTAGQERFQSMHASYYHKAHACIMVFDVQRKVTYKNLSTWYAELRESRPEIPCIVVANKIDDIKMTQKSFNFARKYSLPLYFVSAADGTNVVKLFNDAIRLAVSYKQNSQDFMDEVLQELENFDLEQKEEDVPEQEQPGHLEAHVPPDSEDTTPPAIPQP